From Erigeron canadensis isolate Cc75 chromosome 8, C_canadensis_v1, whole genome shotgun sequence, one genomic window encodes:
- the LOC122579626 gene encoding protein MHF2 homolog, which translates to MESNFEQELIYAIFKNIWTKKAIEREKNEDVDTSKTEERVGTSKKNRPTSANSNAVKLSCELLRLFVTEAVQRAATIAEAEGGDKIEATHLERILPQLLLDF; encoded by the exons ATGGAATCCAATTTTGAGCAG GAACTGATTTATGCAATCTTCAAAAACATCTGGACCAAAAAGGCAATCG AGCGAGAGAAGAATGAAGATGTCGATACTTCTAAAACTGAG GAACGAGTAGGAACATCGAAGAAAAACCGACCTACTTCTG CCAATTCAAATGCCGTGAAGCTCAGTTGTGAACTGCTGCGATTATTTGTCACAG AAGCTGTTCAACGTGCTGCTACTATTGCCGAAGCTGAAGGGGGAGACAAGATCGAAGCAACACATCTGGAAAGGATACTTCCTCAGTTGCTGTTAGACTTCTAA
- the LOC122579953 gene encoding proline transporter 1-like: MEIQQKDGLVPENGPVSAHTIDHDSWKQVGLLLVTGYSCGYILSFSNLMLAPLGWTWGILSLIAVAVFTAYSSWLLAGFHFVNGQRFIRYRDLMGSLFGKEMYYLTWVSQILILLLTNMGFILLGGRGLKEINAEFGGSPIRLQYFIMITGAAYFIFSILVPTISSMRKWLIISTILTFTYIVVLLAVVIKDGVKPNRFKDYEIKGTDTSKIFNGFCAISAMVACNAAGIIPEIQSTLRAPAVKNMRKALHLQFSIGLAIYYGVSIAGYWSYGSAVSEYLPENISGPRWAKVLINSVVFTQSIVSQHTFIAPIHEALDTKFLKLDKGIHSRENIKRLLSLRALLFTLNTLVAAALPFMGDFVNLLGSFLLIPLTFVFPSMIFIKVKGEEAKIKKIWHWSIIVLFTLLTAVTTVAAVRLIVNNVTRYYLFADT; this comes from the exons ATGGAAATACAACAAAAAGATGGTCTTGTGCCAGAAAATGGACCGGTTTCTGCTCATACAATTGACCATG ATTCGTGGAAGCAAGTTGGGTTACTGCTAGTAACTGGCTACAGTTGTGGATATATCTTGAGCTTTTCGAACCTGATGTTAGCACCTCTAGGCTGGACATGGGGGATTTTAAGTCTAATAGCGGTTGCAGTCTTCACTGCATATTCTAGTTGGCTTTTAGCAGGGTTTCACTTTGTAAATGGCCAACGGTTCATTAGATATAGAGATCTTATGGGCTCTCTTTTTG GAAAAGAAATGTACTATCTTACTTGGGTTTCCCAAATTTTGATCCTTCTTCTTACAAATATGGGGTTCATACTTCTTGGAGGGAGGGGACTAAAG GAAATCAATGCAGAATTTGGCGGATCTCCTATAAGACTTCAATATTTTATCATGATCACGGGTGCagcttattttatattttcaatattaGTCCCAACAATATCGTCGATGAGGAAGTGGCTGATTATTTCAACAATTCTTACGTTCACTTATATAGTGGTTCTTCTGGCTGTGGTGATTAAGGATG GAGTAAAACCTAACAGATTCAAAGACTATGAAATTAAAGGAACAGACACTTCCAAGATTTTTAATGGTTTTTGTGCAATATCAGCCATGGTTGCTTGCAACGCGGCAGGCATTATACCAGAGATACAG TCAACTCTGCGCGCACCAGCTGTCAAGAACATGAGGAAAGCTTTGCATCTACAGTTTAGCATAGGCCTGGCAATCTATTATGGGGTGAGCATAGCCGGATATTGGTCCTACGGTTCAGCAGTTTCTGAATATCTACCCGAGAACATAAGTGGGCCAAGATGGGCTAAGGTCCTCATCAACTCAGTAGTATTCACACAATCCATAGTTTCTCAACAT ACATTCATAGCACCTATTCACGAGGCACTAGATACCAAGTTTCTGAAGCTTGACAAAGGAATACATTCAAGAGAAAATATCAAACGTCTACTTTCCCTTCGAGCATTGCTCTTCACTCTCAACACACTAGTTGCAGCAGCATTGCCATTCATGGGTGATTTTGTGAACTTGCTAGGCTCATTTTTGCTTATCCCCTTGACCTTCGTGTTCCCCAGCATGATTTTTATCAAG gTGAAGGGAGAGGAAGCAAAGATTAAGAAGATCTGGCACTGGAGCATTATCGTTCTATTCACTCTCCTAACAGCTGTTACCACTGTTGCTGCTGTCCGACTAATAGTTAACAATGTTACTAGGTATTATCTTTTTGCGGATACATGA
- the LOC122579147 gene encoding protein SIEVE ELEMENT OCCLUSION B-like produces MVLDNLPKMQHQQPQQLVKKERRMFASSDDHAMMKQVEATHSPDGRDVELEPILRVIEETLHRAIPTDIHGVINGTHNGHVDATAAEEKAAFFGYDDVDGIPDGLAHVIHKISCEFSCKCSGGADAHASTIAILNMLSGYTWEAKVVISLGAFAVNFGEFWLVAQLFATNPLAKSVAMLKQLPNIIEHYKSLKPRFDAINNLIEVMLDVTKCIIAFKNLPYQYLQDDTPPKSTALTHIPTAAYWSIKSMVACASQLTSLLGMNYEYITATSEAWELSSLAHKVNNIHEHLKSLLLLCYQNIEEKQHDEYYLMLGRIFDAPHLDNLKIVKALFCAKDDIHPLIDGSSKTRVNVEVLRKKTVLLLISDLEISLEEVVILTQIYKDSRIQPDLQYEVVWVPVADPLMTWNDSHQHKLEQLQSMMTWHMLYHPTLLEPAVIKYIKQVWHFEKKPILVALDPQGRVASPNALHMVWIWRNNAYPFTSIKEDALWKEESWTLELLVDSIDRYIPRWITEQKYICLYGGDDLDWIRRFTKIASDIARAAGITLEMVYVGKSGTKERIRKLSATISEEKLSHTWPDPTSVWYFWTRLESMLYSKIQQGRNFENDPIMKEVMTMMSFDGSDQGWALICLGLNEMARANANLAYASLNEYGNWEGDARENGFVPALRTYLAKLHTPQHCNRLILPGISGGIPEVVVCSECGRTMEKFFMFRCCTD; encoded by the exons ATGGTTCTCGACAACCTCCCAAAAATGCAGCATCAGCAGCCACAGCAACTGGTTAAGAAGGAGCGGCGAATGTTCGCTTCCTCTGATGACCATGCGATGATGAAGCAGGTTGAGGCTACCCATTCACCTGATGGCCGGGATGTTGAACTGGAGCCTATTCTTCGTGTCATTGAGGAAACACTCCATCGTGCCATTCCCACAGACATTCATGGAGTCATTAAT GGCACACATAATGGGCATGTTGATGCAACGGCTGCAGAAGAGAAGGCTGCTTTCTTCGGCTATGATGATGTTGATGGTATCCCAGATGGATTGGCCCATGTGATCCACAAAATTTCCTGCGAG TTTTCTTGCAAGTGTTCAGGTGGAGCAGATGCCCATGCGTCAACAATAGCAATCCTCAACATGCTTTCGGGCTACACATGGGAAGCCAAGGTGGTGATATCGTTAGGGGCCTTTGCGGTCAATTTTGGAGAGTTTTGGCTTGTGGCTCAACTTTTTGCCACCAATCCACTTGCTAAATCCGTAGCAATGCTCAAACAATTGCCAAACATCATAGAACATTACAAATCACTCAAACCTCGATTTGATGCTATTAATAACCTTATTGAGGTTATGTTGGATGTCACCAAGTGTATCATTGCATTCAAGAACCTACCTTATCAATATCTCCAGGATGACACACCACCCAAGTCAACAGCATTGACTCATATTCCCACTGCAGCTTATTGGTCAATCAAGAGTATGGTGGCTTGCGCCTCTCAACTAACAAGCTTACTCGGCATGAACTATGA GTACATCACAGCTACCTCAGAGGCATGGGAACTTTCGAGCTTGGCTCACAAGGTTAACAACATTCATGAGCACCTCAAATCACTACTCCTCCTTTGTTATCAAAACATAG AGGAAAAGCAGCACGATGAATATTATCTCATGCTCGGGCGAATCTTTGATGCACCTCACTTAGACAACTTGAAGATTGTCAAAGCTTTGTTCTGTGCCAAGGATGACATTCATCCACTTATTGATGGCTCGTCGAAAACAAGG GTTAATGTAGAGGTGCTAAGGAAAAAGACTGTATTGCTGCTCATATCAGACCTTGAGATCTCCCTAGAAGAGGTTGTCATTCTCACTCAAATCTACAAAGACTCAAGAATACAACCAGATCTTCAATACGAGGTTGTGTGGGTCCCGGTTGCGGACCCCCTGATGACATGGAACGATTCACACCAACACAAGCTCGAACAGCTTCAATCAATGATGACATGGCATATGCTATACCACCCCACATTGCTAGAACCAGCAGTTATCAAGTACATCAAACAAGTTTGGCACTTCGAAAAGAAGCCGATTTTAGTAGCGTTAGATCCACAGGGCAGGGTGGCATCACCAAATGCACTCCACATGGTCTGGATATGGCGAAATAATGCCTACCCATTCACTAGTATCAAAGAAGATGCACTGTGGAAGGAAGAATCATGGACACTTGAGTTATTGGTCGACTCCATTGATCGATATATACCACGATGG ATTACTGAACAGAAATACATATGCTTATATGGAGGGGATGACCTAGATTGGATCAGAAGATTTACAAAGATAGCATCAGATATTGCTAGAGCTGCAGGAATCACATTGGAGATGGTTTATGTGGGAAAGAGCGGAACCAAGGAGAGAATAAGAAAATTAAGTGCAACGATCAGTGAGGAGAAATTAAGCCACACATGGCCCGACCCAACTTCCGTGTGGTACTTTTGGACCCGCCTCGAGAGCATGTTGTACTCGAAAATTCAGCAAGGGagaaattttgaaaatgatcCAATTATGAAGGAGGTGATGACCATGATGAGCTTTGATGGGAGTGACCAAGGGTGGGCATTGATATGCCTGGGATTGAATGAGATGGCAAGGGCGAACGCTAATTTGGCATATGCGAGCTTAAATGAGTATGGGAATTGGGAAGGAGATGCAAGAGAGAATGGTTTTGTCCCGGCTTTAAGAACATACTTAGCTAAATTGCATACACCTCAGCATTGCAACCGACTCATACTTCCTGGGATCAGTGGTGGAATTCCAGAGGTAGTGGTCTGTTCTGAATGTGGCCGAACAATGGAGAAATTCTTTATGTTCCGATGTTGTACTGATTAA
- the LOC122578923 gene encoding 28 kDa ribonucleoprotein, chloroplastic-like has translation MSLSSSSSCVAKPISNSMSTFIISSSPAIFTLKKSLSLPLNPIKFHLSAASFNSQLSIRKRSNLTHFVTYVQEDDNTLVLQENDQELNWVPETESASDGEEAVADLVENYAAGEVEEEVVAEPPEDAKIFVGNLPYDVDSEQLAQLFQQAGVVEISEVIYNRETDQSRGFGFVTMSTVEEAEKAVEMLHRYELGGRYLTVNKAAPKGSRPERAERTPQMSGPSYRVYVGNLPWDVDDIRLEQVFSEHGKVVNARVVYDRESGRSRGFGFVTMSTESELNDAIENLDGQSMGGRAIRVNVAEEKPRRF, from the exons ATgtctttatcatcatcatcttcttgtgTGGCAAAACCCATATCCAATTCAATGTCTACTTTCATCATCTCATCATCACCAGCAATCTTCACTCTAAAAAAGTCCCTATCTTTACCCTTAAACCCCATCAAATTCCACTTATCAGCAGCTTCTTTCAATTCCCAACTTTCTATCAGAAAAAGGTCCAATCTTACTCATTTCGTAACTTATGTTCAAGAAGATGATAACACATTGGTTCTTCAagaaaatgaccaggaattgaATTGGGTCCCGGAAACGGAATCGGCTTCCGACGGAGAAGAGGCGGTTGCTGATTTGGTTGAAAATTACGCCGCCGGAGAAGTGGAAGAAGAGGTGGTTGCTGAGCCGCCGGAAGATGCCAAGATTTTTGTTGGGAATTTGCCTTATGATGTTGATAGTGAACAGTTGGCTCAGCTTTTTCAACAAGCTGGTGTTGTTGAGATTTCTGAG GTTATCTACAATAGAGAGACTGATCAGAGCAGGGGTTTTGGATTTGTGACTATGAGTACTGTTGAAGAAGCAGAGAAGGCTGTTGAAATGCTCCACCGTTAT GAACTAGGAGGAAGGTACTTGACAGTAAACAAGGCTGCACCTAAAGGATCGAGGCCTGAACGTGCAGAACGCACACCTCAGATGTCTGGACCTTCCTACAGAGTCTATGTTGGCAACCTGCCATGGGACGTTGATGATATTCGTCTTGAACAAGTTTTCAGTGAACATGGAAAAGTTGTGAATGCACGAGTGGTTTATGACAGGGAAAGTGGCCGATCACGAGGATTTGGGTTCGTTACTATGTCAACTGAAAGTGAACTTAACGACGCCATTGAAAATCTGGACGGACAG AGCATGGGTGGGAGAGCAATCAGAGTAAATGTAGCAGAAGAAAAACCAAGGCGTTTCTGA
- the LOC122578476 gene encoding FHA domain-containing protein DDL: MGDRSKSPFRIQRPSRRSPSRRERSPARHRSSHSTKSPLREKPPGRTKSPRRPKSPVTRSPVREKPSSQNQSSKHTRSRSPSDRVPLREPPSKSVVSRSPSPRSKRLRRDRSDHKGDKSSERGNDKNHEKARSPVRRVSRSPESRSPSPRTKRLRRAQADKADKPSDRATRKERDLEIERRDRKPGRDAYDNKSRHGEHHRTRHRSHSPSRDEGNNLREGDHRNGDDDSVAQMKAAAEALETKQKEKPSFELSGKLAAETNRVKGVTLLFTEPPEARKPDIRWRLYVFKGGEMLNEPLYVHRQTCYLFGRERRVADIPTDHPSCSKQHAVLQYRQVEFEQPDGMLAKEVRPYIMDLGSTNGTFINDNRIEPERYHELMEKDTLKFGNSSREYVMLHENSAG, translated from the exons ATGGGGGACCGTTCAAAATCTCCTTTTAGGATACAAAGGCCTTCTCGTAGGAGCCCTTCCAGAAGAGAGAGATCACCTGCTCGTCACCGGAGTTCACACTCAACAAAATCACCTCTCAGAGAAAAGCCTCCTGGACGAACAAAGTCCCCAAGACGCCCAAAGTCTCCCGTTACTCGCTCACCAGTTAGAGAGAAACCTTCAAGTCAAAACCAGTCTTCCAAGCATACACGATCAAGGTCGCCGTCAGATCGTGTTCCCTTGAGAGAACCACCTTCAAAATCAGTCGTATCTCGATCACCGTCACCAAGGAGTAAAAGGTTAAGAAGAGACAGGTCAGATCACAAGGGTGATAAATCAAGTGAAAGAGGGAATGACAAGAATCATGAGAAGGCTAGGTCCCCAGTACGCCGAGTCTCTAGGTCCCCTGAATCCCGATCGCCATCACCACGTACCAAAAGGTTGAGGAGAGCTCAAGCTGATAAGGCGGATAAACCGAGTGACAGGGCTACACGTAAGGAAAGGGATTTAGAAATTGAGAGAAGGGATCGAAAGCCTGGAAGGGATGCATATGACAACAAGTCCAGACATGGTGAACATCACAGGACTAGACACAGGTCTCACTCGCCTTCACGTGATGAG GGAAATAACTTAAGAGAAGGTGATCATCG GAATGGTGATGATGATTCAGTTGCACAGATGAAGGCTGCTGCAGAGGCTCTTGAAACTAAGCAAAAG GAAAAGCCTTCCTTTGAACTATCAGGAAAGCTTGCTGCTGAAACTAATAGGGTTAAAG GCGTGACACTGTTGTTCACGGAGCCACCTGAGGCAAGGAAACCAGATATAAGATGGAGACTGTATGTTTTCAAAGGTGGTGAAATGCTCAATG AACCCTTATATGTGCATCGGCAAACTTGCTATCTCTTTGGGAGAGAAAGGAGAGTAGCCGATATTCCAACTGATCATCCATCTTGCAGCAAACAGCATGCAGTCCTCCAGTACCG GCAAGTTGAGTTCGAGCAACCTGATGGCATGTTAGCCAAGGAAGTAAG GCCTTACATAATGGATCTTGGAAGCACAAATGGGACTTTCATAAAT GATAACCGTATTGAACCAGAGCGATATCATGAACTTATGGAAAAAGACACACTTAAATTTGGTAACAGCAG CCGAGAGTATGTGATGCTGCACGAGAATTCAGCTGGATGA
- the LOC122579951 gene encoding proline transporter 1-like: MYKDETITNNESLSVEATGPIEPTAHTIDHDSWGQLGLLLVTSFNCGWILSFSNLMLVPLGWTWGITSLILVGLITAYANWLLAEFHIIDGQRFIRYRDLMGHLFGRKMYYLTWVLQFLILLLGNMGFLLLGGKALKEINSEFSDSPMRLQIYIVITGATYFVFAFLVPTLSSMRRSLGISMVLTFTYIMILLVVVIRDGRSNKDRNYDITGSKFSKVMNGFGAISAIIVCNSSGILPELQSTLRKPAVKNMRKALYLQYTVGLFFYYGVSIVGYWAYGSSVSVYLPEELSGPKWANVTINAVSFVQSIISQHMFIAPIHETLDTKFLRLDKSIHSRENIKNLLYLRATLFTGNTLVAAALPFMGDFVNLLGSFSLIPLTFVFPSMIYIKVKGKSSGLEKKAWHWSIIVLFSLLTIATTISAVRLIVNNIKEYSFFADT, translated from the exons ATGTATAAAGACGAGACCATCACCAATAACGAATCACTATCCGTTGAAGCCACGGGTCCCATAGAACCAACTGCTCATACAATTGACCATG ACTCATGGGGGCAACTCGGTTTACTGCTAGTAACAAGTTTCAATTGTGGGTGGATACTAAGCTTTTCAAACTTGATGTTGGTGCCACTAGGGTGGACTTGGGGTATCACTAGTTTGATACTTGTTGGACTAATTACGGCCTACGCTAACTGGCTCTTAGCTGAATTTCATATTATCGATGGACAACGTTTTATTAGATACCGAGATCTTATGGGCCATCTTTTTG GTCGCAAAATGTATTATTTAACATGGGTTCTCCAGTTTTTGATCCTACTTCTTGGGAACATGGGGTTCTTACTTCTTGGAGGCAAAGCCCTTAAG GAAATCAATTCCGAGTTCAGTGATTCACCAATGAGACTCCAGATTTACATTGTGATAACGGGTGCaacatattttgtttttgcttttctgGTTCCTACATTGTCATCAATGAGAAGGTCGTTGGGAATTTCTATGGTTCTGACTTTCACTTACATAATGATTCTTCTTGTGGTAGTAATCCGCGATG GAAGATCAAACAAAGACCGGAATTATGACATTACCGGAAGCAAGTTCTCCAAAGTAATGAACGGTTTCGGTGCAATATCAGCCATTATTGTTTGCAACTCGAGTGGCATACTACCAGAATTACAA TCAACTCTACGTAAGCCAGCAGTCAAGAACATGAGGAAAGCCTTGTATCTACAATACACCGTAGGACTATTCTTCTATTATGGTGTGAGCATAGTTGGATATTGGGCCTATGGTTCATCTGTATCAGTATATCTGCCTGAAGAGCTCAGTGGCCCTAAATGGGCTAATGTTACAATAAATGCAGTATCCTTTGTTCAATCCATAATATCACAACAT ATGTTTATTGCACCGATTCATGAAACTCTTGACACTAAATTCCTAAGGCTCGATAAAAGCATACATTCAAGAGAAAACATAAAGAATTTACTGTACCTGCGAGCAACACTCTTTACAGGAAATACGCTGGTGGCTGCAGCATTACCATTTATGGGTGACTTTGTGAATTTACTTGGATCATTCTCACTCATTCCTTTAACCTTCGTGTTCCCAAGCATGATCTATATtaag GTGAAAGGAAAGTCCTCCGGATTGGAAAAGAAGGCATGGCACTGGAGTATTATTGTCTTGTTTTCTCTTCTCACAATAGCAACTACAATTTCTGCTGTTAGATTGATTGTAAACAACATTAAGGAGTACAGTTTCTTTGCAGACACGTGA